In one window of Verrucomicrobiia bacterium DNA:
- a CDS encoding menaquinone biosynthesis decarboxylase, with protein MAFDGMRSFLETLEQKKELLRITDSVSCELEITALADHEMKQPSGGKALFLENVKLSSGEKSQFPVAINSFGSHARMVSALGGKQPDMIADEIAFLLKAKPPKSWQETWELIKRGIRVLHAKPNHVSKGACKDVIYRGEYLKRFNLTHLPILKCWPEDGGPFITLPTVYTQDPDTGDRNIGMYRMQVFDGVTTGMHWQLHKVAARHGKRYFERSERMPVTVCLGGDPIYTFAATMPLPDGLDEILLAGFLRQKSVPMIKCETNHLEVPADSDFVIEGYVDPKEPMRDEGPFGDHTGFYTPIDRYSVFHVTAITHRNDAVYPATIVGKPPMEDFYLGTTSVRILLPILKMNFPEIVDIALPAEGVFHNLVFVSIKKQYPHQAYKIMHGLWGMGQMMFSKFIVVVDHDVNVHDTSDVLFHWMANVDPQRDSLITKNPSDSLDHAPAVANIGSHMGFDATTKLPAEGYQRGWPEKCRLPQEIEEKAAQLLKKLKNK; from the coding sequence ATGGCTTTTGATGGCATGCGGAGTTTTTTAGAAACGCTCGAACAAAAAAAGGAATTGTTGCGTATTACCGATTCCGTTTCTTGCGAACTAGAAATTACGGCATTAGCGGATCATGAAATGAAACAGCCTTCAGGCGGCAAAGCGTTGTTTTTAGAAAATGTAAAATTAAGTAGTGGCGAAAAATCGCAGTTTCCTGTTGCCATTAACAGTTTTGGCTCACACGCACGGATGGTTTCAGCTTTGGGCGGAAAGCAGCCCGATATGATCGCAGACGAAATCGCATTTTTATTAAAAGCAAAACCGCCCAAAAGTTGGCAGGAAACGTGGGAATTAATTAAGCGCGGCATTCGCGTTTTACATGCAAAACCAAACCACGTTTCGAAGGGTGCTTGCAAAGATGTAATTTATCGCGGTGAATATTTAAAGCGATTTAATTTAACCCATTTGCCTATTTTAAAATGTTGGCCGGAAGATGGCGGGCCATTTATTACGTTGCCAACGGTCTATACGCAAGATCCTGACACGGGTGATCGGAATATTGGAATGTATCGCATGCAGGTTTTTGATGGAGTAACCACGGGCATGCATTGGCAACTGCATAAAGTGGCTGCGCGTCATGGAAAACGTTATTTTGAGCGTAGTGAGCGCATGCCTGTAACGGTTTGTTTAGGAGGCGATCCGATTTATACGTTTGCTGCAACGATGCCCCTACCCGATGGTTTGGATGAAATTTTGTTAGCCGGTTTTTTACGACAAAAATCAGTCCCGATGATTAAATGCGAGACTAATCATTTAGAAGTGCCCGCCGATTCAGATTTTGTGATTGAAGGTTATGTGGATCCTAAAGAGCCAATGCGCGATGAAGGACCCTTTGGCGATCATACCGGATTTTATACGCCGATTGATCGCTACTCAGTTTTTCATGTTACAGCGATTACGCATCGCAACGACGCCGTTTATCCTGCGACCATTGTTGGCAAGCCGCCGATGGAAGATTTTTATTTGGGCACGACAAGCGTGCGCATTTTGTTGCCGATTTTAAAAATGAATTTCCCTGAAATTGTCGATATTGCTCTGCCTGCCGAGGGCGTTTTTCATAATCTAGTTTTTGTCAGCATAAAAAAACAATATCCGCATCAAGCCTACAAAATCATGCACGGACTTTGGGGTATGGGTCAAATGATGTTTAGTAAATTTATTGTTGTCGTGGATCACGACGTCAATGTGCATGACACTTCGGATGTGCTTTTTCATTGGATGGCCAATGTTGATCCCCAACGCGACAGTTTAATCACAAAAAATCCTTCGGATAGTTTAGATCATGCACCCGCTGTAGCAAATATCGGATCGCATATGGGCTTCGATGCCACTACGAAACTACCGGCTGAAGGTTATCAACGAGGCTGGCCAGAAAAATGTCGTCTACCCCAAGAAATCGAAGAAAAAGCAGCCCAATTATTAAAAAAACTTAAAAACAAATAA
- a CDS encoding DUF1801 domain-containing protein encodes MSASLKSFKTVDEYIKATPKKVQKLLKEIRRTIKRTVPQTIEAISYQMPTFKLNNKNLVHFAAFKNHIGFYPSPSGIRAFEKDLQPYKSGKGSIQFPLDEVIPYDLIQKIVEYRIKEVERNLKVNN; translated from the coding sequence ATGTCAGCATCTCTTAAATCTTTTAAAACGGTAGATGAATATATCAAAGCCACTCCTAAAAAAGTTCAAAAGCTTCTTAAGGAAATAAGACGAACTATAAAAAGAACGGTACCTCAAACAATTGAGGCGATAAGCTATCAAATGCCTACATTTAAGTTGAATAATAAAAACTTAGTTCATTTTGCAGCTTTTAAAAATCATATTGGTTTTTATCCTTCTCCCTCGGGAATTCGAGCTTTTGAAAAAGATTTGCAGCCATATAAAAGCGGAAAAGGCTCCATTCAATTTCCTTTAGATGAAGTCATTCCTTATGATTTAATTCAAAAAATAGTTGAATATCGAATAAAAGAAGTGGAAAGAAATTTGAAGGTCAATAACTAA
- the mutS gene encoding DNA mismatch repair protein MutS, which yields MSGETLTPMMKQYWQMKKQLPSNTLLLFRLGDFYELFFEDAQQGAKILNLALTQRNGTPMCGMPYHAANAYITKLIAAGKRVAICDQMEAPRPGQVVKREITQVLSPGSVVESETLDGKKPNYLAAIFEREKNYGFAFLDTTTGDFRVTECFDQSKLQSEIAKILPSEIIIPDESDHFTFLKELPTVFSKHEPWSFQYETAYQTLRDHFKTQSLDGFGCQNLSAGISAAGALLHYATTILRRSLAHVQTLRVYQSEAFMVLDETTRRTLELVEPARANAPYETTLLGVLDHTCSPLGGRRLRDWVLHPLREKQAILARQDAITFLLKDSFPLKSLRDLLSEIRDIERCIGRLTQGSGSGRDLLALRFSLEKIPLIQDFFQDPLPSLLQNLKQSLHPLPEVVEKIKKAIHEECPPILRDGGVIASGFNSHLDELRSASTEGKQWILQLQQKEQDRTGIKSLKVRYNSVFGYYIEVTKANLNSVPTDYHRKQTTVNAERFITPELKEMESKILGAEEKAKALEQEIFQEVRQFILQFIQPLQQTAEQLGVLDAMTSLTQVARLQAYHRPEILEESCLEISEGRHPVLEQLTFEERFVPNDTFLNSQTQRLIILTGPNMAGKSTYLRQVALLTLMAHLGSYVPAKSARVGLVDRIFTRVGASDDLSRGQSTFMVEMNETANILHHATSRSLVVLDEIGRGTSTFDGLSIAWSVAEFLHNEIKALTLFATHYHETSSLSQNLTAAKLMNVAVREWNDQVIFLRKIVEGSADKSYGIQVARLAGLPKPVLERAKILLQELEENQITEPNLLPNHLKKPEKKIKPRPTKSVEELLPGLENS from the coding sequence ATGTCCGGGGAAACTCTTACACCCATGATGAAGCAGTATTGGCAAATGAAAAAACAGTTGCCCTCTAACACATTGCTGCTTTTTCGCTTGGGCGATTTTTATGAGCTTTTTTTTGAGGATGCTCAGCAGGGTGCTAAAATTTTAAATTTAGCTCTTACTCAACGCAATGGCACTCCCATGTGTGGCATGCCTTATCATGCTGCCAATGCTTATATCACCAAACTCATTGCCGCAGGAAAACGCGTCGCGATTTGCGATCAAATGGAAGCGCCTCGACCTGGTCAAGTGGTCAAACGTGAAATTACCCAAGTGCTTTCGCCCGGAAGCGTCGTGGAATCGGAAACTTTGGATGGCAAAAAGCCAAATTATTTAGCTGCTATTTTTGAGCGAGAAAAAAATTATGGCTTTGCTTTTTTAGATACAACTACTGGCGATTTTCGCGTCACCGAATGTTTCGATCAATCTAAGCTCCAAAGCGAAATTGCAAAAATTTTACCTTCGGAAATTATTATCCCTGACGAATCGGACCATTTCACTTTTCTCAAAGAGTTGCCCACTGTTTTTTCCAAACATGAACCCTGGTCTTTTCAATATGAGACGGCTTATCAAACGTTGCGCGATCATTTTAAAACCCAGTCGCTCGACGGCTTCGGTTGTCAAAATTTATCCGCAGGCATCTCAGCTGCCGGAGCTCTTTTACATTATGCTACAACTATTTTGCGTCGCTCTTTAGCTCATGTTCAAACATTGCGCGTTTATCAAAGCGAAGCCTTTATGGTTTTAGATGAAACCACGCGTCGGACTTTGGAATTGGTGGAGCCCGCCCGTGCTAACGCACCTTATGAAACAACATTGCTGGGCGTTTTGGATCATACCTGTTCGCCGCTTGGCGGACGACGTTTGCGAGATTGGGTTTTGCATCCTTTAAGGGAAAAGCAAGCGATTCTCGCGCGACAAGATGCGATTACTTTTTTATTAAAAGATTCTTTTCCACTCAAATCTTTGCGCGATCTTTTATCTGAAATTCGTGACATAGAACGTTGCATTGGTCGTTTGACTCAAGGTTCAGGATCCGGTCGAGATTTGCTCGCGCTCCGATTTTCACTCGAAAAAATTCCACTTATCCAAGATTTTTTTCAAGACCCTTTGCCTTCCTTGCTACAAAACCTCAAACAATCCCTTCACCCCTTGCCCGAAGTGGTGGAAAAAATTAAAAAAGCGATTCATGAGGAATGCCCGCCTATTTTGCGTGACGGTGGCGTTATCGCTTCAGGCTTTAACTCCCACTTGGACGAACTTCGCTCTGCATCTACGGAGGGCAAACAATGGATTCTTCAGTTGCAACAAAAAGAACAAGATCGCACAGGAATTAAGTCGTTGAAAGTTCGTTACAATTCAGTGTTTGGTTATTACATCGAAGTCACCAAAGCCAATTTAAATAGCGTGCCAACGGATTATCATCGCAAACAGACTACCGTAAATGCCGAACGTTTTATCACACCTGAACTCAAAGAAATGGAATCCAAAATTTTGGGCGCTGAAGAAAAGGCCAAAGCTCTGGAGCAAGAAATTTTTCAGGAAGTCAGACAATTCATTCTGCAATTTATTCAACCCTTGCAACAGACCGCAGAACAACTCGGCGTTTTGGATGCAATGACCAGTTTAACCCAAGTCGCACGACTCCAAGCCTATCACAGACCAGAAATTCTCGAAGAATCTTGCTTGGAAATTTCCGAAGGTCGCCATCCGGTTCTGGAACAATTAACATTCGAGGAAAGATTTGTTCCCAATGACACCTTTCTCAACTCACAAACACAACGACTCATCATTCTCACCGGACCTAACATGGCGGGAAAAAGCACTTATTTGCGTCAAGTTGCGCTGTTAACCTTAATGGCTCATCTCGGATCTTACGTGCCAGCCAAAAGCGCTCGCGTCGGTTTAGTCGATCGCATTTTCACGCGAGTAGGAGCATCCGACGATTTATCACGCGGTCAAAGCACTTTCATGGTTGAAATGAATGAAACCGCAAATATTTTGCATCATGCGACCTCGCGCAGCTTGGTGGTGCTCGACGAAATTGGCCGCGGCACTAGCACCTTTGATGGGCTTTCAATCGCTTGGTCAGTCGCAGAATTTTTGCATAACGAAATTAAAGCTCTCACTCTTTTTGCCACGCACTATCACGAAACCAGCAGCCTTTCACAAAATTTAACCGCCGCTAAACTCATGAACGTGGCCGTGCGCGAGTGGAACGACCAAGTGATTTTCCTGCGAAAAATTGTCGAAGGCAGCGCTGATAAAAGTTATGGAATCCAAGTCGCACGCTTAGCCGGTTTGCCTAAACCCGTCTTGGAAAGAGCCAAAATTTTATTACAAGAACTCGAAGAAAATCAGATTACAGAACCTAATTTGCTGCCTAATCATCTTAAAAAACCGGAGAAAAAAATTAAACCTCGCCCTACCAAATCGGTTGAAGAATTGTTACCGGGTTTGGAAAACTCATAA
- a CDS encoding DUF4914 family protein, translating to MTDSKTKPDWGRYHPPSDAAVILKSCPRLTIASSPSELLDLACGNPTNNQFEVAYEVEGKGRIVEATVARVRNGLSANYNEPYMRRREPDCLVIGDNQPTDKPTFREKWEKDFAPIREQTFAWLKTQPLILFGFVAGGEGIGMNALVIMPENAGFFAFGLALLQGIVPYEKISSNFSPQCVIYVAPPFRHTHFEGQQVVVHNRTTDLHELFSYNLYPGPSAKKGVYGALLGLGEREQWITAHCSTVQVVTPYDNVVTFMHEGASGGGKSEMLEQAHREADGRLLLGKNIMTSERRYLTIARSCDLMPVTDDMALCHPSLQSDKGKLVVQDAENAWFVRVNHIDQYGTDLPLERLTTQPPVPLLFLNIDAVPDSRAMLWEPTLDAPGQPCPNPRVIIPREIYPGVVSQPVSVDIRSFGVRTPPCTREKPSYGILGFFHILPPALSWLWRLVAPRGYANPSIVQTEGMSSEGVGSYWSFATGRKVNHANLLLDQFCTHTNMLHILCPNQHVGAWRVGFVPQWIAREYLARRGHAPFRSDKVRAARCSLLGYALHELHVEGIMIPRWFLQVDTQPEVGETAYDIGANQLRDFFEQHLKDFLEPDLNPLGKTIIQCCLDKGTVADFEKLISSKMGA from the coding sequence ATGACGGACTCTAAAACCAAACCTGATTGGGGTCGTTATCATCCTCCATCCGATGCAGCAGTCATTCTAAAAAGCTGTCCACGTTTAACCATCGCCAGCTCACCCTCGGAACTTCTCGATTTAGCATGTGGCAACCCGACTAACAATCAGTTTGAAGTTGCGTATGAAGTAGAAGGAAAAGGGCGAATCGTGGAAGCAACGGTAGCGCGCGTCCGCAACGGATTAAGCGCTAATTATAACGAACCTTACATGCGCCGACGTGAACCAGATTGTCTCGTCATTGGTGATAATCAACCCACAGATAAACCAACTTTTCGTGAAAAATGGGAAAAAGATTTTGCGCCCATACGCGAACAAACTTTTGCTTGGCTCAAAACACAACCCCTCATCTTATTCGGATTTGTTGCTGGCGGTGAGGGCATTGGAATGAATGCTCTGGTAATCATGCCTGAGAATGCTGGTTTTTTTGCGTTTGGGTTGGCTTTGTTACAAGGCATTGTGCCTTACGAAAAAATTTCATCGAATTTTTCGCCTCAATGCGTGATTTATGTGGCTCCTCCTTTTCGTCACACTCATTTTGAAGGGCAACAAGTCGTGGTTCATAACCGCACCACCGACTTGCATGAACTTTTTTCTTATAATCTTTATCCTGGTCCCAGTGCTAAGAAAGGTGTTTATGGCGCTTTATTAGGTTTGGGTGAACGCGAACAATGGATCACCGCCCATTGCTCAACCGTTCAAGTCGTTACTCCTTACGATAATGTGGTTACTTTCATGCATGAAGGTGCGAGTGGCGGTGGTAAAAGTGAAATGTTAGAACAAGCTCATCGTGAAGCGGACGGTCGACTGCTTCTTGGAAAAAATATCATGACTTCAGAACGTCGATATTTAACCATAGCACGATCCTGCGATCTTATGCCTGTAACCGATGACATGGCACTGTGCCATCCTTCATTGCAATCGGACAAAGGTAAGCTCGTGGTTCAAGATGCAGAAAATGCTTGGTTTGTCCGAGTGAATCATATCGATCAATATGGAACCGATTTACCACTCGAACGGTTAACAACTCAACCACCCGTTCCTCTTTTGTTTTTAAATATCGATGCCGTGCCCGATTCTCGCGCCATGTTGTGGGAACCCACCCTCGATGCGCCTGGTCAACCTTGCCCCAATCCGCGAGTTATTATTCCACGTGAAATTTATCCCGGAGTCGTTAGTCAACCTGTTAGCGTGGACATCCGAAGTTTCGGAGTGCGTACTCCGCCCTGCACTCGCGAAAAACCCAGTTATGGCATCCTTGGTTTTTTTCATATTTTGCCACCAGCTCTCAGTTGGTTGTGGCGATTGGTAGCGCCACGCGGCTATGCAAACCCCAGCATTGTTCAGACAGAAGGCATGAGCAGTGAGGGCGTAGGCTCTTATTGGTCTTTTGCTACAGGTCGAAAAGTCAATCATGCCAACTTGTTACTAGATCAATTTTGCACGCACACCAACATGCTGCACATTCTTTGTCCTAATCAACATGTTGGCGCTTGGCGAGTCGGCTTTGTTCCACAATGGATCGCTCGCGAATATTTAGCCCGGCGCGGCCATGCCCCATTTCGATCTGACAAAGTTCGAGCTGCGCGATGCTCTCTCTTAGGCTATGCGCTTCATGAACTCCATGTCGAAGGCATTATGATTCCTCGCTGGTTTTTACAAGTCGACACTCAACCCGAAGTCGGCGAAACCGCTTATGATATTGGCGCCAATCAATTACGAGATTTCTTTGAGCAACATCTTAAAGATTTTTTGGAACCGGATCTTAATCCTTTAGGAAAAACCATCATTCAATGTTGCTTGGATAAAGGAACCGTAGCTGATTTTGAGAAATTGATTTCTTCTAAAATGGGTGCTTAG
- a CDS encoding UbiX family flavin prenyltransferase, translated as MKIVIAITGASGSLYAQRLLACLAETDCHVDVVLSSHAEEVALAEVGQLEIPKKFSTHNDRTMQVPFVSGSAPYEAMVIIPCSMGTLGRIAFGYSDSTIARTADVFLKEKRKLILVPRETPWNLIHAKNVVQVMEAGAIMLPAIPSFYGKPKTILEVADTVVARVLDHLNVSHDLVKRWKTEKD; from the coding sequence ATGAAAATCGTTATTGCCATCACTGGAGCAAGCGGTTCGCTTTATGCGCAACGCTTACTCGCTTGCTTAGCTGAAACCGACTGCCACGTGGATGTAGTTTTAAGCTCGCACGCTGAAGAAGTGGCATTGGCCGAAGTTGGACAACTAGAAATTCCTAAAAAATTTTCGACTCACAACGATCGCACCATGCAAGTGCCTTTCGTCAGTGGCTCAGCTCCTTATGAGGCCATGGTGATTATCCCTTGCTCGATGGGCACGTTGGGTCGCATTGCGTTTGGTTATTCCGATAGTACCATTGCGCGGACGGCTGATGTTTTTTTAAAGGAAAAACGAAAACTTATTTTGGTTCCACGCGAAACGCCGTGGAATTTAATTCACGCAAAAAATGTTGTGCAAGTCATGGAAGCTGGGGCGATTATGTTACCGGCCATTCCATCATTTTACGGAAAACCAAAAACGATTTTGGAGGTCGCAGACACGGTGGTGGCAAGAGTTCTGGATCATTTGAATGTTTCGCATGATCTTGTGAAACGATGGAAAACGGAAAAAGATTAG
- a CDS encoding type II toxin-antitoxin system VapC family toxin, protein MILALDTNRYIDFARGVSEAVERLESAEVIVVPLIVLAELRAGFYRTSRSAQNERNLALFLNQRRVEVASPNEDTTHHYGRIAAHLQATKQMIPINDVWIAALTIQHRMVLYTRDSDFQRIPNLALLT, encoded by the coding sequence ATGATTCTGGCACTAGACACAAATCGTTACATCGACTTTGCACGCGGTGTAAGCGAAGCGGTCGAACGATTGGAAAGCGCTGAGGTCATTGTCGTCCCTTTGATTGTATTGGCCGAATTACGCGCTGGATTTTATCGTACTTCACGAAGCGCACAAAATGAACGCAATTTAGCTTTATTTCTTAATCAACGACGTGTGGAGGTCGCCTCACCCAATGAAGATACAACTCATCACTACGGTCGGATTGCCGCGCATTTACAAGCCACGAAACAAATGATTCCGATTAATGATGTGTGGATCGCCGCATTAACGATTCAACATCGAATGGTTCTTTACACGCGCGATTCCGATTTCCAACGTATTCCTAACTTGGCCCTACTCACATGA